CATCCTGGGTGCATCGGCCCCTCGTCTGCACGCTGACCCTCGAGCCCCAAGCGCCCAGagccgcccctcccctccccgccccctgcctgccccagccccgcTCCGGCAGACAGCTGTCGAGGCTTAGCAGTGACCCAATAAATAAGAGACGCCAGCGGTGCAGGACAGTGAAggggcgggtgggcggggcctcccctggaaggTGCTCTCCCCGCCAGCTCTCGGCCACGTCGACTCCCAACGCTGCAGGCAGTTCCTGTGGTGCCGGTGCCCGGGACGGGCGGCGACCAGAGGTGTCCGCAGGCCGGTGGGCACAGGCGCACGCTCAGCCGGGCGGcccgggggaggcgggcggggacGGGCTCACACGGCCGACAGGAACgggaagaagaagaagtcaaAGGCGAACTTGACGGCGCCGTGCACGGTGCTGCGCCAGTCGTGCTCTATCTTCACGTGGCGCCGGGCGGGGGACAGCTGTGCCATGCAGTTGAGGCAGCGGATGGCCTTGAGCTCGAAGACGGGCCACTTGCTGCCCAGGCGGCCCTCGAGGACGGTGCTGAACTCGATGAGGCTGCCGTGGCGCAGGCCGAGAAGCACGTCCTTGAACTCGCCGCTGGCCCGCAGCACGATGTCCTTGGTGACGTCGTCCTCCTCTGGGCCGCGGGAGCCGTTGGCGCCACTGTAGGGCATGCCCACCGTGATCTCGAACTTGTAGCGGTCGAACTTGCGGATGTGGCAGGGGTGCTTGGCCAGGAGCTTCAGGCGGCATAGCTCCTCCGCGGCCGTGGAGGCATTGCCGGGGCTGCAGGACGGGTAGGCCTCGCCGTACAGGCAGCGCATCCAGTCGCCCACGAAGAGCGGGAGCATGTTGATGGCCGCCTCGGCGCTGTTGTCGATCTCCGTCACCCGCACGTACTTGAAGCGGCCCGTCCATGTGACCCTGTGGCCTTCCAGGTGGCTGCACAGGATCTGGGTGCGGGCCATGTTGGTCTCCTTCCAGGCCCGGGGCCCGCACAGGAAGCCGTACTGCTGCCAGGTGAGCGTGGAGTTGTAGACCTTCATGCCCTCCGAGCGGTACACATACAGCCAGCAGAAGAGCACGATGGCCGTGATCCACACCAGGATGAGCTTGACGACGGAGCTCCGCGTCAGGGACTTGACCATGGCCACCGGCGAGAAGCTGGCCTTGCTCCACCAGCGGAACAGCAGGGGGACGCTGCACAGCAGCGCAGTGACGGCCACCTTGGTGAGCTCCAGCGACAGGAACCAGCGGGCAAGCTGCAGCACGCCCATGAGCGCCAGGCCGGCCACCAGGACGGGGAGCGCGAACAGGAAGAGGAAGTAGCCCACGGTGGCTCGGGCAAGCCCCAGGCCGGTGGACTCGAGCAGGATGACCACGGACAGCTCACACCACATAAAGCAGACCAGGTAGGGCACCAGGTAGCAGTAGGTGCCCTTGAAGCCCCGCAGCTGCGCCATGCGGAAGAAGAGGTACAGGAGGTACACGTACAGCAGGCAGGGGACGCTGACGTTCAGGACGACCAAGTGGCCCAGGGGCACGGTGACGAAGGTCTGGCCCAGGAGCTTCAGGTGCTGCCAGCcgcagggcagggtgggcaggagggacAGTAGGCCGGCGGCCACCTCGGTCACCAGGGCCCTCCGGGTGTAGGGCTCGGCAGACGAGCTCAGGCTCACGTAGCTGGTGGCGGTGAAGAAGATGGACACGACGGCCAGCTCAGAGCAGGGGATGCAGTCCTTGCTGGCGATGGGGAAGGAGAAGATGACGAAGAAGACAGACAGCAGGAAGTGCACGTAGGGCTCCAGGTGGTTCCAGCCGAAGTTGACCTCGGCCTGCTCCACGTCCAGGTTGGGCTCGAAGCGCAGGAGCAGGCCCGTGAGGGTGCGGAAGCTCTCCCACGCCCTGCTGTCCTGGAACACCTTGAGGGTGCAGATCACCATGGAGACGAACGACAGGTAGAAGACGACCAGCGGGATGAAAAAGGCGAAGAAGTCGATGGTCAGGTTGctgatgatgaagaagaagatgAGGGCGTTGATGTGCTGGGTGGGCACGATGCTGGACAGCCAGTGCATGCCCGCCCGCGAGGCCACGTCGATCAGGTACTCCTTGATCTCCATGACAGCGTGCAACGGGTACTTGACCATCTGCAGGTGTGGACACGGACACCAGCTGTGATGCACGCCGACCCGAGCCCCGTCGCCCTCGGCGCTCTGCCAACCGCGGGAGCCCACCACCCCTGGGCCCCTGGTCCCCTGGTCCCAGCGGGTCCCCGTGTTCCAGTCCACTTGGCCCGTCCCCCAGCTGCACCGGAGCTGCAGGTTCTGCTGCCCATCCTTGGCCCCCCTCCCGTCCCAACCTGCCGGGTGTGCAGACTCCTGCAAGCCAGCGTCCCCTGGAGACCTCAGCACCCGCAGGCACGTCAGGTGGGCCCCCCGCAACCAGGGTGCCCCGAGCCTCggcccctggccccctgcccctgTGTCGGCTAAGGGCAGG
The nucleotide sequence above comes from Canis lupus baileyi chromosome 14, mCanLup2.hap1, whole genome shotgun sequence. Encoded proteins:
- the WFS1 gene encoding wolframin isoform X1, with protein sequence MDASTPPTSPSGPQPPPPQPQARSRLNATASVEQDERGAPRAPGPDAANAAAPAAARAPSARSQERADRAGKGLGLQADHPQCHQRCVKPGPMKADVEVPFGDVLERAKAGDAKAQTEAGKHYLLLAGTGDEELNNCTAVDWLILAAKQGRREAVKLLRRCLADRKGITFENEQEVKQLSSETDLERAVRKAALVMYWKLNPKKKKQVAVSELLENVGQVNEQEGAAQPGPIPKSLQKQRRVLERLVSSESKSHIAPDDFVEITKKYAKGIIPANLFLQDDDDDELAGKGPEDLPLRLKMVKYPLHAVMEIKEYLIDVASRAGMHWLSSIVPTQHINALIFFFIISNLTIDFFAFFIPLVVFYLSFVSMVICTLKVFQDSRAWESFRTLTGLLLRFEPNLDVEQAEVNFGWNHLEPYVHFLLSVFFVIFSFPIASKDCIPCSELAVVSIFFTATSYVSLSSSAEPYTRRALVTEVAAGLLSLLPTLPCGWQHLKLLGQTFVTVPLGHLVVLNVSVPCLLYVYLLYLFFRMAQLRGFKGTYCYLVPYLVCFMWCELSVVILLESTGLGLARATVGYFLFLFALPVLVAGLALMGVLQLARWFLSLELTKVAVTALLCSVPLLFRWWSKASFSPVAMVKSLTRSSVVKLILVWITAIVLFCWLYVYRSEGMKVYNSTLTWQQYGFLCGPRAWKETNMARTQILCSHLEGHRVTWTGRFKYVRVTEIDNSAEAAINMLPLFVGDWMRCLYGEAYPSCSPGNASTAAEELCRLKLLAKHPCHIRKFDRYKFEITVGMPYSGANGSRGPEEDDVTKDIVLRASGEFKDVLLGLRHGSLIEFSTVLEGRLGSKWPVFELKAIRCLNCMAQLSPARRHVKIEHDWRSTVHGAVKFAFDFFFFPFLSAV
- the WFS1 gene encoding wolframin isoform X3, whose product is MKADVEVPFGDVLERAKAGDAKAQTEAGKHYLLLAGTGDEELNNCTAVDWLILAAKQGRREAVKLLRRCLADRKGITFENEQEVKQLSSETDLERAVRKAALVMYWKLNPKKKKQVAVSELLENVGQVNEQEGAAQPGPIPKSLQKQRRVLERLVSSESKSHIAPDDFVEITKKYAKGIIPANLFLQDDDDDELAGKGPEDLPLRLKMVKYPLHAVMEIKEYLIDVASRAGMHWLSSIVPTQHINALIFFFIISNLTIDFFAFFIPLVVFYLSFVSMVICTLKVFQDSRAWESFRTLTGLLLRFEPNLDVEQAEVNFGWNHLEPYVHFLLSVFFVIFSFPIASKDCIPCSELAVVSIFFTATSYVSLSSSAEPYTRRALVTEVAAGLLSLLPTLPCGWQHLKLLGQTFVTVPLGHLVVLNVSVPCLLYVYLLYLFFRMAQLRGFKGTYCYLVPYLVCFMWCELSVVILLESTGLGLARATVGYFLFLFALPVLVAGLALMGVLQLARWFLSLELTKVAVTALLCSVPLLFRWWSKASFSPVAMVKSLTRSSVVKLILVWITAIVLFCWLYVYRSEGMKVYNSTLTWQQYGFLCGPRAWKETNMARTQILCSHLEGHRVTWTGRFKYVRVTEIDNSAEAAINMLPLFVGDWMRCLYGEAYPSCSPGNASTAAEELCRLKLLAKHPCHIRKFDRYKFEITVGMPYSGANGSRGPEEDDVTKDIVLRASGEFKDVLLGLRHGSLIEFSTVLEGRLGSKWPVFELKAIRCLNCMAQLSPARRHVKIEHDWRSTVHGAVKFAFDFFFFPFLSAV
- the WFS1 gene encoding wolframin isoform X2, with the translated sequence MDASTPPTSPSGPQPPPPQPQARSRLNATASVEQDERGAPRAPGPDAANAAAPAAARAPSARSQERADRAGPMKADVEVPFGDVLERAKAGDAKAQTEAGKHYLLLAGTGDEELNNCTAVDWLILAAKQGRREAVKLLRRCLADRKGITFENEQEVKQLSSETDLERAVRKAALVMYWKLNPKKKKQVAVSELLENVGQVNEQEGAAQPGPIPKSLQKQRRVLERLVSSESKSHIAPDDFVEITKKYAKGIIPANLFLQDDDDDELAGKGPEDLPLRLKMVKYPLHAVMEIKEYLIDVASRAGMHWLSSIVPTQHINALIFFFIISNLTIDFFAFFIPLVVFYLSFVSMVICTLKVFQDSRAWESFRTLTGLLLRFEPNLDVEQAEVNFGWNHLEPYVHFLLSVFFVIFSFPIASKDCIPCSELAVVSIFFTATSYVSLSSSAEPYTRRALVTEVAAGLLSLLPTLPCGWQHLKLLGQTFVTVPLGHLVVLNVSVPCLLYVYLLYLFFRMAQLRGFKGTYCYLVPYLVCFMWCELSVVILLESTGLGLARATVGYFLFLFALPVLVAGLALMGVLQLARWFLSLELTKVAVTALLCSVPLLFRWWSKASFSPVAMVKSLTRSSVVKLILVWITAIVLFCWLYVYRSEGMKVYNSTLTWQQYGFLCGPRAWKETNMARTQILCSHLEGHRVTWTGRFKYVRVTEIDNSAEAAINMLPLFVGDWMRCLYGEAYPSCSPGNASTAAEELCRLKLLAKHPCHIRKFDRYKFEITVGMPYSGANGSRGPEEDDVTKDIVLRASGEFKDVLLGLRHGSLIEFSTVLEGRLGSKWPVFELKAIRCLNCMAQLSPARRHVKIEHDWRSTVHGAVKFAFDFFFFPFLSAV